From the Xylanibacillus composti genome, the window GGGAAATGACCATTCTCTGGCATTGAAGGAGGACGGCACCGTTGTAGGGTGGGGACGGAATGAATACGGCCAAGCTTTAATCCCCTTTACCGTGACGTTCGATAAGAATGGAGGAGATACGGAAGCCGATCCGGCGGCAGGGAAGGTCTTATACGGAGAGAACGTGGGAACGCTGCCGATTCCCCCGACTCGAACGGGATATGCGTTCACAGGATGGAATACGAGAGCAGATGGCAGGGGCGATTCGTTCGAAGCGACAACAACGGTAACCGATAGTCTAATCGTCTATGCGCAATGGGAGGCGGTGCCCTACACCGTGACGTTCGATAAGAACGGAGGAGATACGGAAGCCGATCCGGCGGCAGGGAAGGTCTTATACGGAGAGAACGTGGGAACGCTGCCGATTCCCCCGACTCGAACGGGATATACATTCACGGGATGGAACACGGCAGCGGACGGAGAAGGCGATCCGTTCGAAGCGACAACAGCGGTAACCGATAGTCTAACCGTTTATGCGCAATGGGAGGCGATCCCCTACACCGTGACGTTCGATAAGAACGGAGGAGAAACGGAAGCGAATCCGACGGTAACGACGACTGTATACGGACGGAACGTGGGAACGCTGCCGACGCCGCCGACTCGAACGGGATACACGTTCACAGGCTGGAACGCGGAAGCCGATGGTCAAGGCGATCCGTTCGAAGCGACAACGGCAGTATTCGCAGACATTACCGTTTATGCGCAATGGAAGGCGACTCCGACTTTCACCGTGACGTTCGATAAGAACGGCGGAGAAACGGAGGCGACTCCGACAGTGACGGCGGTCGTATACGGAGGGAACGTGGGAACGCTGCCGACGCCGCCGACGCGTGCGGGGCACACGTTCACAGGCTGGAACACGGAAGCCGATGGTCAAGGCGATCCGTTCGATGCCGCAACTGCCGTATTCGCAGACATCACCGTGTACGCGCAATGGACAGCGAACAATCGGGGCAGCAGGGGCAGCGGTGGAGGAGCGCCTTCCCCATCATGCGATGCTAAAGCCACCTCCACAGATGGCACATTGACCTTGCCCGCATGCAGGGCGGGTGAGGTTAGCTTAGGAGATGCCGTTACCG encodes:
- a CDS encoding InlB B-repeat-containing protein, producing the protein MAPFHAGSAYGAPVNIGSSTVMLAAGAAHSLALKKDGSVVGWGMNAQGQATVPAEAQSGVSAIAAGWNYSLALKENGAIVGWGSNQFGQLIVPAEAQSDVVAISAGYRHSLALKEDGSVVGWGDNFAGSSTPPDEAKSGVVAIAAGFDYSLALKEDGSVVAWGWNLYNQTAVPVEAQSGVVAIAAGNGHSLALKEDGAVVGWGANGQGQATVPTEAQSGVVAIAAGSTHSLALKEDGTVVAWGSNEWWQTAVPVEAQSGVVAIAAGNDHSLALKEDGTVVGWGRNEYGQALIPFTVTFDKNGGDTEADPAAGKVLYGENVGTLPIPPTRTGYAFTGWNTRADGRGDSFEATTTVTDSLIVYAQWEAVPYTVTFDKNGGDTEADPAAGKVLYGENVGTLPIPPTRTGYTFTGWNTAADGEGDPFEATTAVTDSLTVYAQWEAIPYTVTFDKNGGETEANPTVTTTVYGRNVGTLPTPPTRTGYTFTGWNAEADGQGDPFEATTAVFADITVYAQWKATPTFTVTFDKNGGETEATPTVTAVVYGGNVGTLPTPPTRAGHTFTGWNTEADGQGDPFDAATAVFADITVYAQWTANNRGSRGSGGGAPSPSCDAKATSTDGTLTLPACRAGEVSLGDAVTVIIPEGAFDKELTLTIEEVLDAQRLLTDRDVLASPIYEIVKNVSDGFNQPVTLILAF